A genomic window from Polaribacter gangjinensis includes:
- a CDS encoding head GIN domain-containing protein: MNQKLKLSLVLFLITFAINSQNWGNGERVKGNGKIVTETRTTSEYDEVSVGGSFDVVLVKGKEGIIKIEGEENIIPYIEIEVSRGNLQIKYKKNTNINTTKKLTITVPIASIDKVSLGGSGNITNVGVIKTDEFSASLGGSGNIKLQIDTNALSVNIGGSGNIEISGKTTEFNCSVAGSGNVSAYNLNSEITTATIAGSGSVKTTVNKKIKAKVVGSGNIYYKGNPAEKDVKSVGSGEIINQN, from the coding sequence ATGAATCAAAAATTGAAATTATCACTTGTACTTTTTCTAATCACCTTCGCAATTAATTCTCAAAATTGGGGAAATGGAGAAAGAGTGAAAGGAAATGGAAAAATTGTAACGGAAACAAGAACAACTTCTGAATATGATGAGGTTAGCGTTGGTGGCTCATTTGATGTTGTTTTGGTTAAAGGCAAAGAAGGAATCATCAAAATTGAAGGCGAAGAAAATATAATTCCTTATATTGAAATTGAAGTTTCTAGAGGAAATTTACAGATAAAATACAAAAAAAACACCAATATCAATACCACAAAAAAATTGACAATTACAGTTCCAATAGCAAGTATTGATAAAGTTTCTTTAGGTGGATCAGGAAATATTACAAATGTAGGAGTAATTAAAACCGATGAATTTTCGGCTTCTTTAGGCGGGTCAGGAAATATCAAATTACAAATTGATACGAACGCATTGAGCGTAAATATTGGCGGATCAGGAAATATTGAAATTTCTGGAAAAACTACTGAGTTTAATTGTTCTGTTGCTGGTTCTGGAAATGTGAGTGCTTATAATCTAAATTCTGAAATTACAACTGCAACAATTGCTGGTTCAGGAAGTGTAAAAACAACTGTCAATAAAAAGATCAAAGCAAAAGTGGTGGGTTCTGGAAATATATATTATAAAGGAAATCCAGCTGAAAAAGATGTAAAATCTGTTGGTTCTGGAGAAATCATCAATCAGAATTAA